A genomic segment from Dermacentor silvarum isolate Dsil-2018 chromosome 11, BIME_Dsil_1.4, whole genome shotgun sequence encodes:
- the LOC125941596 gene encoding phospholipid scramblase 1-like, which produces MPTPGCTSSTTSSMTTSLDVPHIRGCPAGLEYLAQVDHLLVHEKVRLLETIVGIEMKNKYVVKNSMGQFVFTAAEQSDICCRHCCGSRRPFQMSLLDYRDVEVLRLSRPLRCDCCLCFCCLQACIYRPKYCKA; this is translated from the exons ATGCCGACGCCGGGATGTACGtcgtcgacgacgtcgtcgatgaCGACGTCGTTGGATGTACCACACATCCGGGGCTGCCCCGCTGGTCTGGAATACCTGGCGCAGGTCGACCACCTGCTTGTCCACGAGAAGGTGCGGCTCCTGGAAA CAATCGTGGGGATCGAGATGAAGAACAAGTACGTCGTGAAGAACAGCATGGGCCAGTTCGTCTTCACGGCGGCCGAGCAGAGCGACATCTGCTGCCGCCACTGCTGCGGCAGCAGGCGGCCCTTCCAGATGTCGCTGCTTGACTACCGCGACGTCGAAGTGTTGCGGCTTTCCCGGCCACTTCGCTGCGACTGCTGCCTCTGTTTTTGCTGCCTCCAGGCATGTATATATCGGCCAAAGTACTGTAAGGCTTGA
- the LOC119434003 gene encoding phospholipid scramblase 2-like isoform X1 translates to MASRPAAPGGSQTRQPMVFVPTAGMAGQPMAGMPMGGMPMGGMPMGGMPMGGMPMGGMPMGGMPMGGMPMAGMPMAGMPMAGMPMAGMPMAGMPMAGGPLNAQRGPYVQMPTPGLTPSAVPRIPGCPAGLEYLAQVDHLLVHQRLELMEMLVPFETKNKYVVKNTMGQFVFMAIEDSDLLSRCFCGSIRPFQMSLLDYRSVEVLRLFRPLRCDCCLCFCCLQEMDVQDASGATMGSLRMECTMIYAKFSVLDSEKNVVLLIKGPLCTSSICCNDVVFDILATDGVTKLGAITKVWTGMLRETFSDADNFAVTFPLDLDVKIKAVLIGAVFLIDFMFFESGAGGNNLDCPGNLLN, encoded by the exons ATGGCATCACGGCCGGCAGCGCCCGGAGGGTCGCAGACGCGGCAGCCCATGGTGTTCGTGCCGACCGCCGGTATGGCCGGACAGCCAATGGCCGGAATGCCAATGGGAGGAATGCCAATGGGAGGAATGCCAATGGGAGGAATGCCAATGGGAGGAATGCCAATGGGAGGAATGCCCATGGGAGGAATGCCCATGGGAGGAATGCCCATGGCCGGAATGCCCATGGCCGGGATGCCCATGGCCGGGATGCCCATGGCCGGGATGCCCATGGCCGGGATGCCCATGGCTGGTGGCCCTCTCAATGCGCAGCGCGGACCCTACGTTCAGATGCCGACGCCGGGGTTGACGCCGTCGGCCGTACCACGCATCCCGGGCTGCCCCGCGGGTCTGGAATACCTGGCGCAGGTCGACCACCTGCTTGTCCACCAGCGGCTGGAGCTCATGGAAA TGCTCGTGCCGTTCGAGACGAAGAACAAGTACGTTGTGAAGAACACCATGGGCCAGTTCGTCTTCATGGCGATCGAGGACAGCGACTTGTTGAGCCGATGCTTCTGCGGCAGCATCCGGCCATTCCAGATGTCGCTGCTCGACTACCGCAGCGTCGAAGTGTTGCGGCTTTTCCGGCCACTTCGCTGCGACTGCTGCCTCTGTTTTTGCTGCCTACAG GAAATGGACGTGCAGGATGCTTCCGGTGCCACGATGGGGTCCCTCCGGATGGAGTGCACAATGATATACGCGAAGTTTTCGGTCCTCGACAGCGAAAAGAACGTTGTCCTGCTCATCAAAGGCCCCTTGTGCACATCATCCATCTGTTGCAATGACGTGGTCTTCGATATCCTAGCCACGGACGGCGTCACGAAGCTGGGCGCGATAACGAAGGTCTGGACCGGAATGTTGCGGGAGACCTTCAGCGACGCCGACAACTTCGCGGTCACGTTCCCCCTGGATTTGGACGTGAAGATCAAGGCCGTGCTGATCGGCGCGGTGTTTTTAATT GACTTCATGTTCTTCGAGAGTGGAGCCGGCGGAAACAACCTGGATTGTCCCGGCAACTTATTAAATTAG